A stretch of Brassica napus cultivar Da-Ae chromosome C6, Da-Ae, whole genome shotgun sequence DNA encodes these proteins:
- the LOC106406433 gene encoding eukaryotic translation initiation factor 2A-like: protein MSSSPSLEILVRDAEGFVVWNGPPFSSNGQPTPKNERVSCSSTKFSLDGSKFMAVKSDGTISIYDSASLREMRSFAVANVTAAEISPSGTYLQTFQKPTTPQEKNVSLWNIETADLAHGLYQKSITKTTWPSIRFSPDESSACRLATNEVQFFDPKDFSKGITSRIRVPGVAAFELSKTPASHVAVFVPEVKGSPGSVQIFGCGKEAESQPSARRSFFRCSSVQFNWNHGSTGLLVVVQSDVDKTNKSYYGETKLHYLTVDGTHEGLVPLRKEGPVHDVQWSFSGSEFAVVYGFMPACVTIFDKKCKPLMELGEGPYNTLRWNPKGRILCVAGFGNLPGDMTFWDVVSKKQLGSNKAEWSVTSEWSPDGRYFLTASTAPRRQIDNGIKIFNYDGKRYFKKMFERLYQVEWKPESPDRFDEISELLKSVESLKLEEGKSQGQGSSQKKPVASIPTIQRPAAYRPPHAKQAAAIQAELLGVNPEGEMSKNALRNKKKREKKKAAEAAAASGSNNA, encoded by the exons ATGAGTTCTTCACCGTCGTTGGAGATTTTAG TTAGAGACGCTGAAGGTTTCGTTGTGTGGAACGGCCCTCCTTTTAGCAGTAACGGTCAACCCACTCCCAAGAATGAGCGAGTTTCATGCTCCAGCACCAAGTTCAGCCTTGATGGATCCAAGTTCATGGCTGTGAAATCTGATGGAACCATTAGTATCTATGACTCCGCCAGCTTGAGAGAAATGCGGTCGTTCGCAGTAGCTAATGTTACGGCTGCTGAGATATCTCCGTCTGGGACTTACCTTCAGACCTTTCAGAAACCCACTACTCCCCAGGAGAAGAACGTCTCCCTTTGGAATATTGAGACTGCAGATCTTGCACACGGTCTTTACCAAAAGTCCATTACTAAAACCACATG GCCATCGATTCGCTTCTCTCCTGATGAGTCTTCCGCGTGCCGTTTAGCTACAAATGAGGTCCAGTTCTTTGACCCGAAAGATTTCTCTAAAGGGATAACATCCCGGATCAGAGTTCCTGGAGTAGCGGCATTTGAGCTTTCCAAAACCCCAGCTTCCCATGTTGCTGTCTTTGTTCCAGAAGTCAAG GGGAGTCCAGGTAGTGTCCAGATATTTGGTTGTGGGAAAGAGGCCGAGAGTCAGCCAAGTGCTAGGCGTAGCTTTTTCCGGTGTTCCTCTGTGCAGTTTAATTGGAACCATGGTTCCACTGGACTCCTGGTGGTTGTACAATCAGATGTTGACAAGACCAACAAAAGTTATTATGGGGAAACGAAGCTACACTACCTTACAGTAGATGGCACACATGAAGGCCTTGTTCCATTAC GTAAAGAGGGACCAGTTCATGATGTTCAGTGGTCCTTCTCGGGTTCAGAGTTCGCAGTTGTATATGGCT TTATGCCTGCTTGTGTGACAATCTTTGACAAGAAATGCAAACCTTTGATGGAACTTGGCGAAGGTCCTTATAACACTCTTCGATGGAACCCAAAAGGGAGAA TTTTATGTGTGGCTGGATTCGGAAACTTGCCTGGTGATATG ACATTCTGGGACGTTGTAAGTAAGAAGCAACTAGGAAGTAATAAAGCCGAGTGGTCTGTGACAAGCGAATGGTCTCCGGATGGGCGTTATTTCCTGACTGCATCAACAGCACCAAGACGTCAAATCGACAATGG GATTAAAATCTTCAACTATGACGGGAAGCGTTATTTCAAGAAGATGTTTGAGAGACTGTACCAG GTTGAATGGAAACCGGAGTCTCCAGACAGGTTCGATGAGATCAGTGAACTTCTCAAGTCAGTTGAATCATTGAAACTCGAAGAGGGCAAATCGCAAG GACAAGGATCATCTCAGAAGAAACCTGTTGCTTCCATCCCCACTATACAAAGACCAGCTGCATATCGACCTCCTCATGCTAAGCAAGCGGCTGCCATTCAAGCTGAG TTGCTTGGAGTAAACCCAGAAGG AGAGATGAGCAAGAACGCTCttagaaacaagaagaagagggagaagaagaaagcgGCAGAGGCTGCTGCTGCTTCTGGGTCTAATAACGCCTGA
- the LOC106406434 gene encoding anaphase-promoting complex subunit 13: MAEVSLGMLIDIVDEEWMRDTLPDDDLPLPPVLAVRTDDTEETNQETQQVDGEAWHDLALDTQ; this comes from the exons ATGGCAGAAGTGAGTCTTGGTATGCTTATAGACATTGTGGACGAGGAGTGGATGAGGGACACTCTCCCTGATGATG ATCTCCCATTGCCTCCAGTGCTTGCTGTTAGGACTGATGATACCGAAGAAACCA ATCAGGAAACTCAGCAAGTAGATGGAGAAGCTTGGCATGATCTTGCACTGGATACCCAGTAA
- the LOC106403191 gene encoding aquaporin TIP3-1-like: MATSAHRAYAFGRADEATHPDSIRATLAEFLSTFVFVFAAEGSILSLDKLYWSHAAHAGTNTPGGLVLVALAHAFALFAAVSAAINVSGGHVNPAVTFGALIGGRLSAIRAIYYWIAQLLGAILACLLLRLSTNGMRPVGFRVASGVGAVNGLILEIILTFGLVYVVYSTLIDPKRGSLGVIGPLAVGLIVGANILVGGPFSGASMNPARAFGPALVGWRWDDHWIYWVGPFIGGALAALIYEYMVIPTEPPTHPTHQPLAPEDY, translated from the exons ATGGCAACATCAGCTCATAGAGCATACGCTTTTGGTAGGGCCGACGAGGCTACACACCCTGACTCCATTAGAGCCACTTTAGCTGAGTTCCTCTCCACTTTTGTCTTTGTCTTTGCAGCTGAAGGCTCTATCCTCTCTCTCG ATAAGTTGTATTGGAGCCATGCCGCGCATGCAGGGACAAACACACCAGGGGGACTGGTATTAGTAGCGTTAGCTCATGCCTTTGCTCTGTTCGCTGCTGTCTCAGCAGCCATCAATGTCTCTGGTGGACACGTTAACCCTGCCGTCACGTTTGGTGCTCTTATTGGAGGCAGACTTTCTGCGATCCGTGCCATATACTACTGGATAGCTCAGCTTCTTGGAGCCATCCTCGCTTGTCTATTGTTGAGGCTTTCCACAAACGGCATG AGACCAGTGGGTTTCCGTGTAGCATCAGGTGTTGGTGCAGTTAATGGACTCATTTTGGAGATCATCTTAACGTTTGGCCTAGTATACGTCGTTTACTCTACTTTGATTGATCCAAAGCGTGGAAGCCTTGGGGTTATAGGACCACTTGCGGTAGGACTCATAGTTGGGGCAAACATCTTGGTGGGTGGGCCGTTCTCTGGTGCGTCAATGAATCCAGCTAGAGCCTTTGGTCCAGCGTTGGTTGGATGGAGATGGGATGACCATTGGATCTACTGGGTTGGACCATTCATTGGTGGTGCTTTAGCTGCTCTTATATATGAGTACATGGTCATACCTACTGAGCCACCTACGCACCCCACCCACCAGCCCTTGGCTCCTGAAGATTACTAG